The Tenrec ecaudatus isolate mTenEca1 chromosome 6, mTenEca1.hap1, whole genome shotgun sequence genome has a window encoding:
- the LOC142450943 gene encoding olfactory receptor 6C74-like — translation MKFRWNLAMRNHTTVTTFILAGLTDDPNWQIVIFLFLFLTYLLSVTGNITIILLTLLDSHLKTPMYFFLRMFSFLEISVTSVCIPRYLFSIMTKDKTISYDACVAQLFFAIFLGASEFFLLAAMSYDRYVAICKPLHYVTIMNNRVCTQLVVTSCLAGLLTISPGLIMGLDLEFCDANIIDHFACDYSPVLKLSCTDTQVIELLSFILAIVTLLITLGMVVLSYANIMGTILRIPSAQQRKKAFSTCSSHMIVVSISYGSCICMYIKPSAEERVAVNKGIAVLITSVAPVLNPFIYTLRNKQVKQAFRDVILKKVFITLK, via the coding sequence ATGAAATTCAGATGGAATCTAGCCATGAGAAACCACACAACAGTAACAACATTCATTCTTGCAGGACTAACTGATGATCCAAATTGGCAAATTGtaatcttcctcttcctctttctaaCATATTTATTAAGTGTTACTGGAAATATAACCATAATCCTGCTCACACTACTGGATTCCCACCTCAAAACACCCATGTATTTCTTTCTTCGAATGTTTTCATTCTTAGAAATCTCAGTGACCTCTGTGTGCATCCCTAGATACCTGTTCAGCATTATGACTAAGGATAAAACGATTTCTTATGATGCTTGTGTGGCACAATTGTTCTTTGCCATCTTCTTAGGTGCATCAGAATTTTTCCTATTGGCTgccatgtcctatgaccgctatgtggccatctgcaaaCCTCTTCACTACGTGACCATTATGAACAACAGAGTGTGCACCCAGCTGGTGGTGACTTCCTGCCTGGCTGGGTTATTAACAATCTCTCCTGGACTCATCATGGGCCTAgatttggaattctgtgatgccaaTATTATTGACCACTTCGCCTGTGACTATTCTCCTGTCTTAAAACTCTCTTGCACAGACACACAAGTGATAGAATTACTAAGCTTTATTTTAGCCATTGTCACCCTCCTGATTACATTGGGAATGGTGGTGCTCTCCTACGCAAACATCATGGGAACAATTCTGAGAATCCCTTCAGCTCAGCAGAGGAAGAAGGCTTTTTCTACTTGCTCTTCCCACATGATTGTTGTCTCCATCTCTTATGGCAGCTGTATTTGTATGTATATCAAGCCTTCTGCAGAGGAGCGGGTAGCAGTAAACAAGGGGATTGCCGTGCTCATCACCTCAGTTGCACCTGTCTTAAATCCTTTCATATACACCCTCAGAAACAAACAAGTGAAACAAGCCTTCAgggatgtcattttaaaaaaggtcTTTATTACCTTAAAATAA